A stretch of Dasania marina DSM 21967 DNA encodes these proteins:
- a CDS encoding MerR family transcriptional regulator: MRKVYSITELATAFDISTRSIRFYEEKGLLTPQRQGNNRIYSDADNVKLQLILRGKRLGFSLQESRGIIDLYNPQHGNQQQLERLIIKIREKRTRLKQQQQDIKTMLAELKKSEQQCLASLTHKENVA, from the coding sequence ATGCGTAAAGTCTACAGCATCACCGAACTGGCTACAGCCTTTGACATCTCTACCCGTAGCATACGCTTCTATGAAGAAAAGGGCTTATTGACACCACAGCGCCAGGGCAACAACCGCATCTACAGCGATGCCGACAACGTTAAACTACAGCTCATTTTACGAGGTAAGCGGCTGGGGTTTAGCCTACAGGAAAGCCGCGGCATTATTGATCTCTATAACCCACAACACGGTAATCAGCAGCAGCTAGAAAGGCTGATTATTAAAATACGCGAGAAGCGTACACGACTAAAACAGCAGCAACAAGATATTAAGACTATGCTGGCAGAGCTGAAAAAATCCGAGCAGCAATGCCTAGCCAGCTTAACGCACAAAGAAAATGTCGCCTAA
- a CDS encoding isovaleryl-CoA dehydrogenase has protein sequence MNSHYPSLNYHLGEEIDMLRNSVYQFCQQELAPRAQQIDASNEFPMDMWKKFGDLGLLGITVSEDYGGSAMSYLAHVVAMEEISRASASVALSYGAHSNLCVNQIFKNGNEQQKKHYLPKLCSGEHIGALAMSEPNSGSDVVSMQLKAVKKGEHYILNGNKMWITNGPDAHTYVIYAKTDSQAGAKGITAFIVERDSAGFSRHQKLDKLGMRGSNTCELVFQDCAVPAANILGGLGLGVNVLMSGLDYERSVLAAGPVGIMQACLDVVLPYVHDRKQFGQSIGEFQLMQGKLADMYTELSACRAYLYAVASACDRGEQSRKDAAGVILYTAEKATQMALQAIQALGGNGYINDFATGRLLRDAKLYEIGAGTSEIRRMLIGRELFNESR, from the coding sequence ATGAACAGCCACTACCCTAGCCTCAACTATCACCTGGGTGAAGAGATAGACATGCTGCGCAACAGCGTTTATCAGTTTTGCCAGCAAGAGCTAGCCCCCCGCGCCCAACAGATTGATGCCAGCAATGAGTTCCCCATGGATATGTGGAAAAAGTTTGGCGATCTGGGCTTATTGGGCATTACTGTTAGCGAAGACTATGGCGGTAGCGCCATGAGTTATTTGGCCCATGTGGTTGCCATGGAAGAGATTAGCCGCGCCTCGGCGTCTGTTGCGCTCTCTTATGGCGCGCACAGTAATTTATGCGTGAATCAAATTTTTAAAAACGGCAACGAGCAACAAAAAAAACACTATTTACCTAAGCTGTGCAGCGGTGAACACATAGGCGCGCTGGCTATGTCTGAGCCTAACTCCGGCTCTGATGTGGTGAGCATGCAATTAAAGGCGGTTAAAAAGGGCGAGCACTATATTTTAAACGGCAACAAAATGTGGATTACCAACGGCCCCGATGCCCACACCTATGTCATCTACGCCAAAACCGATAGCCAAGCCGGTGCCAAAGGCATTACCGCCTTTATCGTCGAGCGCGACAGCGCCGGTTTTAGCCGCCATCAAAAACTGGATAAGTTAGGCATGCGCGGCTCCAATACCTGTGAGTTGGTGTTTCAAGATTGCGCCGTACCCGCTGCCAATATTTTGGGTGGCCTAGGGCTGGGCGTAAACGTATTAATGAGCGGCTTAGATTATGAGCGCAGTGTATTAGCCGCCGGCCCGGTGGGAATTATGCAAGCCTGCCTAGATGTAGTGCTGCCCTATGTACACGACCGCAAACAATTTGGCCAAAGCATAGGCGAGTTTCAACTAATGCAAGGCAAACTAGCCGATATGTATACCGAATTATCTGCCTGCCGCGCGTATTTATATGCGGTGGCCAGCGCCTGCGATCGCGGCGAACAATCACGCAAAGATGCTGCCGGGGTTATTTTATACACCGCCGAAAAAGCCACTCAAATGGCCTTGCAAGCCATACAAGCGCTGGGCGGTAATGGCTACATCAACGACTTCGCCACCGGCCGCCTACTACGCGATGCCAAGCTGTATGAAATAGGCGCAGGCACTTCGGAAATACGTCGTATGTTAATAGGCCGGGAATTGTTTAACGAGAGTCGCTAG
- a CDS encoding carboxyl transferase domain-containing protein, whose translation MSIIKSNIDKQGPAYAKNAAHMQTQVDDLQAVLAAIKLGGGEKNQQRHQDRGKLLVRDRIQLLIDQGSQFFQLSPLAAYNVYEEVVAAAGIITGIGIVHGQQCMIIANDATVKGGTYYPLTVKKHLRAQTIAEQNRLPCIYLVDSGGANLPHQDEVFPDREHFGRIFFNQATMSAKSIAQIACVMGSCTAGGAYVPAMADESIIVKNQGTIFLAGPPLVKAATGEKVSAEDLGGAEVHCRKSGVADHYAEDDLHALQLVRQAVFHLNSQKISPPAQASAEPLYSAEELYGIIPTDSRQVYSMHEVIARLVDGSEFHEFKALYGKTLVCGFAHLYGNPVGIVASNGILFSESALKGCHFIELCAQRKTPIIFLQNIVGFMVGQQYEQGGIAKNGAKMVTAVATAQVPKLTVLIGGSFGAGNYGMCGRAYDPRFLFMWPNARISVMGGEQAAGVLAQVKRDQKNKNGEAWSEQEEKDFKQPIKDTYEQQGHPYYASARLWDDGVIDPKDTRAVLGKALAAALHAPITETKFGLFRM comes from the coding sequence ATGAGCATTATAAAAAGTAACATAGACAAGCAAGGCCCTGCCTATGCAAAAAATGCTGCCCATATGCAAACCCAAGTAGATGATTTGCAGGCGGTGCTGGCAGCGATAAAACTAGGCGGTGGTGAAAAAAATCAACAGCGCCACCAAGACCGTGGCAAGTTGTTGGTGCGCGATAGAATTCAGTTATTAATCGATCAAGGTTCGCAGTTTTTTCAGCTCTCTCCGCTTGCGGCTTATAACGTTTACGAAGAGGTGGTAGCAGCCGCAGGTATTATCACCGGCATAGGTATAGTGCACGGCCAGCAGTGCATGATTATTGCCAATGATGCCACGGTTAAAGGCGGCACCTATTACCCGCTTACCGTTAAAAAACATTTACGGGCGCAAACTATTGCCGAGCAAAACCGACTGCCCTGTATTTACTTGGTAGATTCCGGTGGCGCTAACCTGCCCCATCAAGATGAGGTGTTCCCCGACCGCGAACACTTTGGTCGTATTTTTTTTAATCAGGCCACTATGTCCGCTAAAAGCATTGCCCAAATTGCCTGTGTGATGGGCTCTTGCACCGCCGGTGGTGCCTATGTGCCCGCCATGGCCGACGAATCTATTATTGTTAAAAATCAGGGCACTATTTTTTTAGCGGGGCCGCCGCTGGTTAAAGCCGCCACCGGCGAGAAAGTGAGCGCTGAAGATTTAGGCGGTGCCGAAGTACACTGCCGCAAGTCTGGTGTAGCCGACCACTATGCGGAGGACGATTTACATGCACTGCAATTAGTACGGCAGGCGGTTTTCCACCTCAATAGTCAAAAAATTTCACCCCCAGCGCAAGCAAGCGCTGAGCCTTTGTACTCTGCCGAGGAGCTCTACGGCATTATCCCCACCGACAGCAGGCAGGTGTATAGCATGCATGAGGTTATCGCCCGCTTGGTGGATGGCTCTGAATTTCACGAATTTAAAGCGCTGTATGGTAAAACCCTAGTATGCGGTTTTGCCCACCTCTACGGTAACCCGGTAGGCATAGTGGCCAGCAATGGTATTTTATTTAGCGAGTCGGCCTTAAAAGGCTGCCATTTTATAGAGCTATGCGCCCAGCGCAAAACACCGATTATTTTTTTGCAAAATATCGTCGGCTTTATGGTGGGGCAACAATACGAACAAGGCGGCATAGCTAAAAATGGTGCCAAAATGGTGACTGCGGTAGCCACCGCCCAAGTGCCCAAGCTTACCGTGTTAATAGGCGGTTCTTTTGGCGCAGGCAACTACGGCATGTGCGGCCGCGCCTACGACCCCCGATTTTTATTTATGTGGCCCAATGCCCGCATTAGTGTGATGGGTGGCGAACAAGCCGCCGGCGTATTGGCCCAAGTAAAACGCGATCAAAAAAACAAAAACGGCGAAGCCTGGAGCGAACAGGAAGAAAAAGACTTTAAACAACCCATTAAAGACACATACGAACAGCAAGGCCACCCTTACTACGCATCGGCCAGGTTATGGGACGATGGAGTGATAGATCCCAAAGATACTCGGGCGGTGCTGGGTAAAGCTTTAGCGGCGGCCTTGCATGCGCCTATAACAGAAACTAAATTTGGTTTGTTTAGGATGTGA
- a CDS encoding enoyl-CoA hydratase/isomerase family protein: MSDTVTTTINAQGIATVTLNRPEKNNAFDDEIIAQLTAAFKQVDSDPQVRAMVLASTGKNFSAGGDLAWMKRMASFSYEQNLQDARGLAEMLKTLNFMSKPTIARIQGAAYGGAVGLACCCDIVVASSDARFCLSEVKIGLIPATIAPYVIAAIGERACRRYCISAEVINAQLALQLGIASEIVAEAELDNCIKNISNNLLSNGPSAMAAAKQLIFALGQQPIGDGVIEKTCEVIAQRRACPEGQEGLTAFLEKRKAEWNQ, translated from the coding sequence ATGAGCGACACAGTAACTACCACTATTAACGCGCAGGGCATAGCCACGGTTACCCTTAACCGCCCCGAAAAAAATAATGCCTTTGATGACGAAATCATTGCGCAATTAACGGCGGCGTTTAAACAAGTCGATAGCGACCCGCAGGTGCGCGCTATGGTGCTGGCCTCTACCGGTAAAAACTTTTCTGCCGGTGGTGACCTAGCGTGGATGAAACGCATGGCCAGCTTTAGTTATGAGCAAAACCTACAAGATGCCCGCGGTTTAGCTGAGATGCTAAAAACCCTTAATTTTATGAGCAAACCCACCATCGCCCGCATACAGGGTGCCGCCTACGGTGGCGCCGTGGGTTTAGCCTGTTGCTGTGACATAGTGGTGGCCAGCAGCGATGCCCGCTTTTGTTTAAGCGAAGTAAAAATTGGTTTAATCCCCGCCACTATCGCCCCCTATGTGATCGCCGCCATAGGTGAACGCGCCTGCCGCCGCTATTGCATTAGCGCCGAAGTAATCAACGCCCAGCTTGCGCTGCAATTAGGCATAGCCTCAGAGATAGTCGCTGAGGCAGAGCTGGATAACTGCATAAAAAATATAAGCAACAACCTACTTAGCAACGGCCCCAGCGCCATGGCTGCCGCCAAGCAACTTATTTTTGCCCTAGGCCAGCAACCCATAGGTGATGGGGTGATAGAAAAAACCTGCGAGGTTATCGCCCAGCGCCGCGCCTGCCCAGAGGGCCAAGAAGGCCTGACTGCCTTTTTAGAAAAACGTAAAGCCGAGTGGAATCAATAA
- a CDS encoding hydroxymethylglutaryl-CoA lyase, giving the protein MNLAALPKKVRIVEVGPRDGLQNEQQTIPTAVKIKLIELLTDAGLNSIEAGSFVNPKWVPQMADSDAVFQGISRAANTTYAALTPNMQGYERAIAASANEVAIFAAASEAFSQKNINCSIAESLQRFAPILDAAQQANIPVRGYISCVLGCPYEGAVSPIVVADIAEQLFSMGCYEISLGDTIGVGTPGQVSEMLALCTQRLPVEKLAVHFHDTYGQALANIYAALLHGVSVVDSSIAGLGGCPYAKGASGNVATEDVLYMLDGLQIHSGVNLDKLLTAGRYISDFLQRSSGSKVANARSQ; this is encoded by the coding sequence ATGAACCTAGCAGCACTACCCAAAAAAGTTAGAATCGTAGAAGTAGGCCCCCGCGATGGCCTGCAAAACGAGCAGCAAACCATACCCACCGCCGTTAAAATAAAACTGATAGAGCTACTCACCGACGCCGGCCTTAACAGCATAGAAGCCGGTAGTTTTGTAAACCCCAAGTGGGTGCCACAAATGGCCGATAGCGATGCAGTATTTCAAGGCATCTCACGCGCAGCCAATACCACTTACGCCGCACTCACCCCCAATATGCAAGGCTATGAGCGCGCCATAGCGGCCAGTGCAAATGAAGTGGCTATTTTTGCTGCAGCCTCGGAAGCCTTTAGCCAAAAAAATATTAACTGCTCTATAGCCGAAAGCCTACAGCGCTTCGCCCCTATTCTGGATGCCGCCCAACAAGCCAATATACCGGTGCGCGGTTATATTTCCTGCGTGCTGGGCTGCCCCTATGAAGGTGCCGTTAGCCCTATCGTAGTAGCCGACATCGCCGAGCAATTATTTAGCATGGGCTGTTATGAAATTTCATTAGGCGACACCATAGGCGTAGGCACACCCGGCCAGGTCAGTGAGATGTTGGCGCTATGCACACAGCGGCTGCCGGTAGAGAAATTGGCGGTGCATTTTCACGACACTTACGGCCAAGCACTGGCCAATATTTACGCCGCCTTATTGCATGGCGTGAGCGTGGTGGATAGCTCTATTGCAGGCTTAGGCGGCTGCCCATACGCCAAAGGGGCCAGCGGTAATGTCGCCACCGAAGATGTACTGTATATGCTAGATGGTTTACAGATACACAGCGGCGTGAACCTCGACAAATTACTGACTGCCGGCCGCTATATTAGTGATTTTTTACAACGCAGCAGCGGCTCAAAAGTGGCTAATGCCCGCAGCCAATAA
- a CDS encoding enoyl-CoA hydratase-related protein, with amino-acid sequence MSNAPSLTDATLTISKGVATLSFNRDDVRNALTGTTLIDDICNTVEWINRDNTVSCLIITGNGKAFSSGGNVKEMRDGNGIFGGSPAEIAENYRRGIQRISLAMHSIEIPTIAAINGAAIGAGFDLTCMCDIRIGSEHTLLGETFINLGIIPGDGGAWFLQRLIGYQRAAELTFSGRLIKADEAKEMGILLELVSAEQLLPRAQELAANFASKPPQALRMTKRLMKSAQRLELADFLDLCSSYQASCHHSQDHQRAINAFLDKTDPEYQGN; translated from the coding sequence ATGTCCAATGCCCCCAGTTTAACCGACGCCACTTTAACCATCAGCAAGGGTGTCGCCACCTTAAGCTTTAATCGCGATGACGTACGCAACGCCCTAACCGGCACCACCTTAATAGATGATATTTGCAACACGGTAGAGTGGATCAACCGCGACAACACTGTGAGCTGCTTAATTATTACTGGCAACGGTAAGGCGTTTAGCTCTGGCGGCAACGTTAAAGAAATGCGCGACGGCAACGGTATCTTTGGCGGCAGCCCCGCCGAGATAGCCGAAAATTATAGACGCGGCATACAACGCATTAGCCTAGCCATGCACAGCATAGAAATACCCACCATCGCCGCCATTAACGGTGCAGCCATAGGCGCGGGTTTTGACCTCACCTGCATGTGCGATATACGCATAGGTTCTGAGCACACCTTGCTGGGCGAAACGTTTATTAATTTAGGTATTATTCCCGGTGATGGCGGCGCTTGGTTTTTGCAGCGTTTAATCGGCTACCAACGCGCAGCCGAGCTTACTTTTAGTGGCCGGCTAATTAAAGCGGACGAAGCCAAAGAGATGGGCATTTTATTAGAGCTGGTCAGCGCTGAGCAACTGCTGCCCCGCGCCCAAGAGCTAGCCGCCAACTTTGCCAGCAAGCCACCGCAGGCCCTGCGCATGACCAAGCGACTAATGAAAAGCGCACAGCGATTAGAACTGGCTGACTTTTTAGACCTATGCTCCAGCTACCAAGCTAGCTGCCACCATAGCCAAGATCACCAGCGCGCCATTAATGCCTTTTTAGATAAAACTGACCCAGAGTATCAAGGCAACTAA
- a CDS encoding DUF3313 family protein: MKTALLFLITALLITGCMSTPPSPQQSDDGLQLVQQSSFDILYLRPGADFSQYSNIQFETMPLAYSDERRTNSLPTLSDEDFQFSEKEMGYFQARASKGFVEGFGKSINAQGNLIVRSRISDFYLTAPIKNSIIQPDKSFVQESSRMTIVTELVDANSQQVLLRVTDKLTTGDIGTNSNHLNRMTSVSYWQDVYREFRRWGSRLKTASQ; the protein is encoded by the coding sequence ATGAAAACCGCACTACTCTTTTTGATTACCGCTTTATTAATCACTGGCTGCATGAGCACCCCCCCTTCCCCGCAGCAATCTGACGATGGTTTACAACTGGTACAGCAATCTAGCTTTGATATCCTATACCTACGCCCCGGTGCCGACTTTAGCCAATACAGCAATATACAGTTTGAAACTATGCCGCTGGCTTACAGCGACGAGCGCCGCACCAATAGCCTACCCACCTTAAGCGATGAAGATTTTCAATTTAGCGAAAAGGAGATGGGCTATTTTCAAGCCCGCGCCAGCAAAGGTTTTGTTGAGGGTTTTGGCAAGAGTATTAACGCCCAAGGCAACTTAATCGTGCGCAGCCGCATTAGCGATTTTTACCTTACCGCACCCATTAAAAATTCTATTATTCAGCCCGACAAAAGCTTTGTACAAGAAAGCAGCCGCATGACCATAGTCACCGAGCTGGTAGACGCCAATAGCCAGCAAGTGTTGCTACGCGTCACCGACAAGCTTACAACCGGTGATATCGGCACCAATAGCAATCATTTAAACCGCATGACTAGCGTAAGCTACTGGCAGGATGTGTACCGCGAATTTAGACGCTGGGGCAGCCGCCTTAAAACCGCCAGCCAATAA
- a CDS encoding DEAD/DEAH box helicase, which yields MKFTDLGLSAPILKAVAEQGYDSPTPIQAQAIPAVLEGKDIMAAAQTGTGKTAGFTLPLLELLSKGPKAQVNQVRALVLTPTRELAAQVGESVALYGKNLPLKSAIVFGGVKINPQMMKLRKGVDILVATPGRLMDLYNQNAINFKQLEVLVLDEADRMLDMGFIRDIKKIIAVLPPKRQNLLFSATFSDDIRALAKGLVHDPVEISVTPRNAAAKTVTQSVYPVDKTRKTSLLIKLIKDNNWRQVLVFSKTKHGANRLTKQLEDAGIAAAAIHGNKSQGARTKALANFKDSTVQVLVATDIAARGIDIDQLPHVVNYELPHVSEDYVHRIGRTGRAGAEGEAVSLVCADEFKLLADIERLIQALIPRKSLAGFEPTHPLPESRLNTRPVSPRKPKKPSPGHRDGQRSGENAQGHKPPGRSGARRSTTGANDSSPSSNRRSKPSGGGRPSRTNSGGNNSGNR from the coding sequence ATGAAATTTACCGATCTAGGCTTATCAGCCCCTATTCTTAAGGCTGTTGCCGAACAAGGCTATGACAGCCCTACCCCCATACAAGCGCAGGCCATACCCGCCGTACTTGAGGGCAAAGATATTATGGCCGCCGCCCAAACCGGCACCGGCAAAACCGCAGGTTTTACCCTGCCACTACTAGAACTACTATCCAAAGGCCCCAAAGCCCAAGTCAACCAAGTTCGCGCCTTAGTGCTTACCCCCACCCGCGAGCTAGCGGCACAGGTAGGCGAAAGCGTAGCGCTATACGGCAAAAACTTACCGCTTAAATCAGCTATCGTTTTTGGCGGCGTTAAAATTAACCCTCAAATGATGAAGCTGCGCAAAGGTGTGGACATACTAGTAGCCACCCCCGGCCGCCTGATGGATTTATACAACCAAAACGCCATTAACTTTAAACAGCTAGAAGTATTAGTACTGGACGAAGCTGACCGCATGTTGGATATGGGTTTTATACGCGACATTAAAAAAATTATTGCCGTGTTACCGCCGAAACGTCAAAACCTTTTATTCTCTGCTACGTTTTCTGATGACATACGCGCGCTGGCTAAAGGCCTGGTACACGACCCGGTAGAAATTTCAGTGACGCCACGTAATGCCGCCGCCAAAACCGTAACCCAGTCGGTATACCCGGTTGATAAAACCCGCAAAACTAGCTTGTTGATAAAACTGATTAAAGACAATAACTGGCGACAAGTGCTGGTATTCAGTAAAACCAAGCACGGCGCCAACCGCTTAACCAAGCAGCTAGAAGACGCAGGCATAGCAGCCGCAGCGATACACGGAAATAAAAGCCAGGGCGCACGCACCAAAGCCCTAGCTAACTTTAAAGACAGCACCGTACAGGTGTTAGTCGCCACCGACATCGCCGCCCGCGGCATAGACATAGACCAGCTGCCCCATGTAGTAAACTACGAGTTGCCCCATGTTTCGGAAGACTATGTGCACCGTATAGGTCGCACCGGCCGCGCGGGAGCCGAAGGCGAAGCGGTATCGTTGGTATGCGCCGACGAGTTTAAATTGCTAGCCGATATAGAGCGCCTAATACAAGCCTTAATCCCCCGCAAGAGTTTGGCTGGTTTTGAACCCACCCACCCGCTGCCAGAATCGCGTTTAAATACCCGACCCGTTAGCCCCAGAAAACCGAAAAAGCCTAGCCCCGGCCACCGCGACGGCCAGCGCTCGGGCGAAAACGCGCAGGGCCATAAACCGCCCGGCCGCTCTGGCGCTAGAAGATCGACAACGGGTGCAAACGATAGCAGCCCTAGCAGCAATCGCCGCAGCAAACCTAGCGGTGGCGGTCGCCCCTCCCGCACTAACAGTGGCGGTAATAATAGCGGTAACCGCTAA